Proteins encoded within one genomic window of Brienomyrus brachyistius isolate T26 chromosome 22, BBRACH_0.4, whole genome shotgun sequence:
- the elavl3 gene encoding ELAV-like protein 3 isoform X9: MVTQIISTMETQVSNGPTGNSLPNGPVISTNGSTDDSKTNLIVNYLPQNMTQEEFKSLFGSIGEIESCKLVRDKITGQSLGYGFVNYVDPNDADKAINTLNGLKLQTKTIKVSYARPSSASIRDANLYVSGLPKTMSQKDMEQLFSQYGRIITSRILVDQVTAGVSRGVGFIRFDKRNEAEEAIKGLNGQKPLGAAEPITVKFANNPSQKTGQALLTQLYQTAARRYTGPLHHQTQRFRFSPITIDSMTSLAGVNLTGPTGAGWCIFVYNLSPEADESVLWQLFGPFGAVTNVKVIRDFTTNKCKGFGFVTMTNYDEAAMAIASLNGYRLGDRVLQVSFKTSKQHKA, translated from the exons CAGATAATCAGCACCATGGAAACTCAGGTGTCCAACGGTCCAACCGGAAACAGCCTCCCCAACGGCCCAGTGATCAGCACCAACGGCTCCACAGACGACAGCAAGACCAACCTGATAGTGAACTACCTGCCCCAGAACATGACCCAGGAGGAGTTTAAGAGCCTGTTCGGCAGCATCGGGGAGATCGAGTCCTGCAAGCTGGTCCGGGACAAGATCACGG GTCAGAGCTTAGGCTATGGATTTGTGAACTACGTCGACCCAAATGATGCCGACAAGGCCATCAACACCCTCAACGGCCTCAAACTGCAAACGAAAACAATAAAG GTGTCCTACGCCCGGCCGAGCTCTGCCTCCATCAGAGACGCCAACCTGTACGTCAGTGGTCTTCCAAAGACCATGAGTCAGAAAGACATGGAGCAGCTATTTTCCCAGTACGGCCGCATCATCACCTCCCGCATCCTGGTGGACCAGGTCACAG CAGGTGTATCACGGGGAGTGGGTTTCATCCGGTTCGACAAGAGAAACGAGGCAGAGGAAGCCATCAAAGGCCTGAACGGGCAGAAGCCCCTGGGTGCAGCTGAACCTATCACCGTGAAGTTCGCCAACAACCCCAGCCAGAAGACGGGACAGGCACTGCTCACCCAGCTGTACCAGACGGCGGCCCGTCGTTACACTGGCCCGCTGCACCATCAGACCCAACGCTTCAG GTTCTCCCCCATCACGATCGACAGCATGACCAGCCTGGCCGGGGTCAATCTGACTGGGCCGACGGGGGCTGGCTGGTGCATCTTCGTCTATAACCTGTCACCCGAGGCCGACGAGAGCGTCCTATGGCAGCTGTTCGGCCCGTTCGGAGCTGTCACCAACGTTAAGGTCATCCGCGACTTCACCACCAACAAGTGCAAAGGCTTTGGGTTTGTCACCATGACCAACTACGATGAGGCGGCCATGGCCATCGCCAGCCTCAACGGCTACCGACTGGGTGACCGCGTCCTGCAAGTCTCCTTCAAGACCAGCAAGCAGCACAAGGCCTGA
- the elavl3 gene encoding ELAV-like protein 3 isoform X10: MVTQIISTMETQVSNGPTGNSLPNGPVISTNGSTDDSKTNLIVNYLPQNMTQEEFKSLFGSIGEIESCKLVRDKITGQSLGYGFVNYVDPNDADKAINTLNGLKLQTKTIKVSYARPSSASIRDANLYVSGLPKTMSQKDMEQLFSQYGRIITSRILVDQVTGVSRGVGFIRFDKRNEAEEAIKGLNGQKPLGAAEPITVKFANNPSQKTGQALLTQLYQTAARRYTGPLHHQTQRFRFSPITIDSMTSLAGVNLTGPTGAGWCIFVYNLSPEADESVLWQLFGPFGAVTNVKVIRDFTTNKCKGFGFVTMTNYDEAAMAIASLNGYRLGDRVLQVSFKTSKQHKA; this comes from the exons CAGATAATCAGCACCATGGAAACTCAGGTGTCCAACGGTCCAACCGGAAACAGCCTCCCCAACGGCCCAGTGATCAGCACCAACGGCTCCACAGACGACAGCAAGACCAACCTGATAGTGAACTACCTGCCCCAGAACATGACCCAGGAGGAGTTTAAGAGCCTGTTCGGCAGCATCGGGGAGATCGAGTCCTGCAAGCTGGTCCGGGACAAGATCACGG GTCAGAGCTTAGGCTATGGATTTGTGAACTACGTCGACCCAAATGATGCCGACAAGGCCATCAACACCCTCAACGGCCTCAAACTGCAAACGAAAACAATAAAG GTGTCCTACGCCCGGCCGAGCTCTGCCTCCATCAGAGACGCCAACCTGTACGTCAGTGGTCTTCCAAAGACCATGAGTCAGAAAGACATGGAGCAGCTATTTTCCCAGTACGGCCGCATCATCACCTCCCGCATCCTGGTGGACCAGGTCACAG GTGTATCACGGGGAGTGGGTTTCATCCGGTTCGACAAGAGAAACGAGGCAGAGGAAGCCATCAAAGGCCTGAACGGGCAGAAGCCCCTGGGTGCAGCTGAACCTATCACCGTGAAGTTCGCCAACAACCCCAGCCAGAAGACGGGACAGGCACTGCTCACCCAGCTGTACCAGACGGCGGCCCGTCGTTACACTGGCCCGCTGCACCATCAGACCCAACGCTTCAG GTTCTCCCCCATCACGATCGACAGCATGACCAGCCTGGCCGGGGTCAATCTGACTGGGCCGACGGGGGCTGGCTGGTGCATCTTCGTCTATAACCTGTCACCCGAGGCCGACGAGAGCGTCCTATGGCAGCTGTTCGGCCCGTTCGGAGCTGTCACCAACGTTAAGGTCATCCGCGACTTCACCACCAACAAGTGCAAAGGCTTTGGGTTTGTCACCATGACCAACTACGATGAGGCGGCCATGGCCATCGCCAGCCTCAACGGCTACCGACTGGGTGACCGCGTCCTGCAAGTCTCCTTCAAGACCAGCAAGCAGCACAAGGCCTGA